The following proteins come from a genomic window of Candidatus Bipolaricaulis sibiricus:
- a CDS encoding Fructose-bisphosphate aldolase/bisphosphatase ancestral bifunctional produces MLTISAVKADIGSIGGHTCPSARMVEEATAALREAVKRRLLCDFAVTYTGDDLCLLMTHRHGSGNAEVHNLAWDVFKRCTEIARGEGLYAAGQDLLKDAPSGNVRGAGPGAAEITFDEGASERKAEAFLVFTADKCGPGAFNFPLWAVFTSPLYNAGLMLPSMRKGFTFRVIDMEHAHGDRVIDLVSPEEHVDLAILLRDENRFGIQAIYSRLHPKQQVVAVSTDRLHTIAGEYKGKDDPVAIVRTQGIFPAPEEVVSPFVVAPYVAGGARGSHTMPLMPVAINTPVTGPYCLPLVACVAYSVNGDGVLSEGVDVFGNPVWDHVRRKAQQKGEWMREQGFVGAAMLPMTELEYSAFRKSLADLEGRFRTLGS; encoded by the coding sequence GTGCTCACGATCAGTGCGGTCAAGGCGGACATCGGTAGCATCGGCGGCCATACGTGTCCGTCGGCGCGGATGGTCGAGGAGGCCACTGCCGCGCTGCGGGAGGCTGTGAAGCGAAGACTCCTCTGCGACTTCGCGGTCACCTACACGGGAGACGACCTGTGCCTTCTCATGACCCATCGCCATGGGAGCGGGAACGCGGAGGTCCACAACCTGGCGTGGGACGTGTTCAAGCGTTGCACGGAGATCGCCCGCGGGGAGGGGTTGTACGCGGCGGGCCAGGATCTTCTCAAGGACGCCCCGAGCGGGAACGTGAGGGGAGCGGGCCCCGGCGCAGCGGAGATCACGTTTGACGAGGGGGCCTCGGAGCGGAAGGCGGAGGCGTTCCTCGTGTTCACCGCCGACAAGTGCGGCCCTGGGGCGTTCAACTTCCCCCTGTGGGCCGTGTTCACGAGCCCTCTCTACAACGCCGGGCTCATGCTCCCCTCCATGCGGAAGGGGTTCACGTTCCGCGTGATCGACATGGAGCACGCCCACGGGGACCGGGTGATCGACCTCGTCTCCCCCGAGGAGCACGTGGACCTCGCGATCCTCCTCCGAGACGAGAACCGGTTCGGGATCCAGGCAATCTACTCCCGCCTCCACCCCAAGCAGCAGGTGGTGGCCGTCTCCACGGACCGGCTGCACACGATCGCCGGCGAGTACAAGGGCAAGGACGATCCCGTGGCAATCGTCCGCACCCAGGGGATCTTCCCGGCGCCGGAGGAGGTCGTGAGCCCGTTCGTGGTCGCGCCGTACGTGGCGGGTGGGGCCCGGGGAAGCCACACCATGCCCCTCATGCCGGTGGCGATCAACACCCCGGTCACGGGCCCGTACTGCCTGCCTCTCGTGGCGTGCGTGGCCTACTCTGTGAACGGGGACGGCGTGCTCTCCGAAGGGGTCGACGTGTTCGGGAACCCAGTCTGGGATCACGTGCGGCGGAAGGCGCAGCAGAAGGGCGAATGGATGCGGGAGCAGGGGTTCGTGGGGGCGGCGATGCTCCCGATGACCGAGCTCGAGTACAGCGCGTTCCGGAAGTCGCTCGCGGACCTCGAGGGCCGGTTCCGGACTCTGGGCTCGTAG
- a CDS encoding Tungsten-containing aldehyde ferredoxin oxidoreductase: MNGVTGKILVADLSQGTTAAETLPDQMYRLFLGGFGLGARLAWDRIPKGSDPLGARNAVAMVPGLLTGDGISTASKTTFTFRSPLTGTLARSVAGAWAGIALRKAGWDALLITGQSKVPTVLVVEDGQARFEDASDLWGLDTRATAKALQERFGEGYRSVVIGPAGETLSRISTIECDGRQAGRGGGGAVFGSKKLKAIVIKGTGPVPVHDREELKKLVAHWQTIIRDHPVTKADRAYGSGEFLDWMNKEPGTFPSKNWQWGFFKSAYARAKGEKIELDPYYWAPKYVAKNVACPTCTKPCGQLFQIKDGKYAGTEVDGPEYETLYSLGGCPEVASIEAVAKANEICDVLGLDTISAGVTVAWAMEAVERGLLSKKDLDGIDLKFGDGDAMLAVLDKMGRREGKTGALLADGTKAACERLGKGASFAIHIKGMELPAYDIRGSKGVALAFAVAFRGGDHLTGGVYGLEYGGSWWKLTADRHSLRGKGFEVKLLEDLMAVYDTLGVCKFTRHIYFLEGLPEMVAAQTGLELTGAELLTFGERASNLARAFNVREGFARKDDHLPPRVMELPIPEGPSAGDRVSLEELQALLDDYYEARGWSRDGVPLKGRLAALDLPDVAEAIGASGP; encoded by the coding sequence ATGAACGGTGTGACGGGGAAGATCCTGGTGGCGGACCTCTCGCAGGGGACGACGGCGGCGGAGACGCTGCCCGATCAGATGTACCGCCTGTTCCTGGGCGGGTTCGGGCTCGGGGCTCGGCTCGCATGGGACCGGATCCCGAAGGGCTCCGATCCCCTGGGCGCGCGCAACGCAGTGGCGATGGTTCCGGGGTTACTCACCGGAGACGGGATCTCCACCGCATCGAAGACCACGTTTACCTTCCGCTCCCCCCTCACAGGAACCCTCGCCCGCTCTGTGGCCGGGGCGTGGGCGGGGATCGCGCTGCGCAAGGCGGGATGGGATGCCCTCCTCATCACGGGACAGAGCAAGGTGCCGACGGTCCTGGTGGTCGAGGACGGTCAGGCGCGGTTCGAGGATGCCTCGGACCTGTGGGGCCTCGACACCCGCGCCACAGCGAAGGCCCTTCAGGAACGGTTTGGGGAGGGCTACCGCTCGGTGGTCATCGGTCCTGCAGGTGAAACCCTGTCCCGCATCTCCACGATCGAGTGCGACGGACGCCAGGCCGGCCGCGGTGGGGGCGGGGCCGTGTTCGGATCGAAGAAGCTGAAGGCGATCGTCATCAAGGGAACTGGACCGGTTCCCGTGCACGACCGTGAGGAGCTGAAAAAGCTCGTCGCCCACTGGCAGACGATCATCCGCGACCACCCGGTGACGAAGGCCGATCGGGCCTACGGAAGCGGCGAGTTCCTCGACTGGATGAACAAGGAGCCCGGCACGTTCCCGTCCAAGAACTGGCAGTGGGGGTTCTTCAAGAGCGCCTACGCCCGAGCCAAGGGTGAGAAGATCGAGCTCGACCCCTACTACTGGGCCCCGAAGTACGTAGCGAAAAACGTCGCGTGCCCGACCTGCACCAAACCGTGCGGGCAGCTGTTCCAGATCAAGGATGGGAAGTACGCCGGCACGGAGGTGGACGGGCCGGAGTACGAGACCCTGTACTCGCTTGGCGGGTGCCCGGAGGTGGCCTCGATCGAGGCCGTGGCCAAGGCGAACGAGATCTGCGACGTCCTGGGGTTGGACACGATCTCGGCCGGCGTGACCGTGGCGTGGGCGATGGAGGCCGTCGAGCGCGGGCTCCTCTCGAAGAAGGACCTCGACGGGATCGACCTCAAGTTCGGGGACGGGGACGCAATGCTCGCCGTACTGGACAAGATGGGCCGCCGGGAGGGGAAGACGGGGGCGCTCCTCGCCGACGGAACGAAGGCCGCCTGCGAGCGGCTGGGGAAGGGCGCCTCGTTCGCGATCCACATCAAGGGGATGGAGCTTCCCGCCTACGACATCCGCGGGTCGAAGGGGGTTGCCCTCGCGTTCGCGGTGGCGTTCCGCGGTGGAGACCACCTCACGGGCGGCGTGTACGGCCTCGAGTACGGCGGGTCGTGGTGGAAGCTCACCGCGGATCGGCACTCCCTGCGCGGGAAGGGGTTCGAGGTCAAGCTCCTCGAAGATCTGATGGCGGTGTACGACACGCTCGGGGTGTGCAAGTTCACCCGCCACATCTACTTCCTCGAGGGGCTCCCGGAGATGGTGGCCGCCCAGACCGGCCTTGAGCTGACGGGAGCTGAACTCCTCACGTTCGGCGAGCGGGCGTCGAACCTCGCCCGGGCGTTCAACGTGCGGGAGGGGTTCGCCCGCAAGGACGACCACCTCCCGCCGCGGGTGATGGAGCTCCCGATCCCGGAGGGGCCGTCGGCCGGGGATCGGGTGAGCCTGGAGGAGCTGCAGGCGCTCCTCGACGACTACTACGAGGCCCGCGGGTGGAGCCGGGACGGGGTGCCCCTCAAGGGACGCCTGGCAGCGCTGGATCTTCCCGACGTGGCCGAGGCCATCGGCGCCAGCGGTCCGTAG
- a CDS encoding Efflux ABC transporter, ATP-binding protein, producing MVGQEFSIETKDLTRVFRVKRREARGGKREVVALDRATLAVERGELFGVLGPNGAGKTTLIKILATLLSPTSGTACVAGVDVVADPWEVRRHIGMVSGGESSGYGLLTVEENLWMFSQFYGMPSGEAKRRIKELLEVVGLPDGAKTKVYHLSTGMRQKMNFARGFLTDPEILFLDEPTIGLDVHTARTLRSYIRTWMDEHPDRTILLTTHYMYEADELCDRVAIIDQGQVLACDTPVALKRGLQGEAVFRLEVDGARDLTPLVEGVGGVQRCTQAARDGHTELGLILADENALLPVLSAIQRTGARLLALEKREPTLEDVFLRLVGRGLTDASGGSDEPSP from the coding sequence GTGGTGGGTCAGGAGTTCTCCATCGAAACGAAGGACCTCACCCGCGTGTTCCGGGTCAAGCGCCGCGAGGCGCGCGGCGGCAAGCGCGAGGTTGTCGCCCTTGACCGGGCGACCCTTGCCGTTGAGCGCGGGGAGCTGTTCGGCGTGCTCGGCCCGAACGGGGCGGGGAAGACGACGCTCATCAAGATCCTCGCCACCCTCCTCTCCCCGACATCGGGCACAGCGTGCGTCGCTGGCGTCGACGTGGTCGCCGACCCGTGGGAGGTGCGCCGCCACATCGGGATGGTCTCCGGTGGTGAGTCCTCCGGGTACGGCCTTCTCACCGTGGAGGAGAACCTGTGGATGTTCTCCCAGTTCTACGGGATGCCAAGCGGGGAGGCGAAGCGGCGGATCAAGGAGCTCCTCGAGGTTGTCGGCCTCCCCGATGGCGCGAAGACGAAGGTGTACCACCTCTCGACGGGGATGCGGCAGAAGATGAACTTCGCCCGTGGCTTCCTCACCGATCCGGAGATCCTGTTCCTCGACGAGCCGACGATCGGCCTCGACGTGCACACGGCGCGCACCCTGCGCTCGTATATCCGAACGTGGATGGACGAGCACCCCGACCGGACGATCCTCCTCACCACCCACTACATGTACGAGGCGGACGAGCTGTGCGACCGGGTGGCGATCATCGACCAGGGCCAGGTACTGGCCTGCGACACGCCAGTCGCCCTCAAGCGCGGCCTCCAGGGCGAGGCGGTGTTCCGCCTCGAGGTCGACGGGGCCCGCGACCTGACCCCGCTCGTCGAGGGCGTGGGCGGGGTCCAGCGGTGCACCCAGGCCGCGCGGGATGGGCACACCGAGCTCGGTCTCATCCTCGCCGACGAGAACGCGCTCCTCCCCGTCTTGTCCGCGATCCAACGGACCGGGGCGCGGCTTCTGGCCCTGGAGAAGCGCGAGCCGACCCTGGAAGACGTGTTCCTCCGCCTCGTTGGGCGGGGGCTGACGGACGCGAGCGGGGGGAGCGATGAACCTTCGCCGTAG
- a CDS encoding Efflux ABC transporter, permease protein: MGEGTNRAGSGATGNGFRTARRSSALAESWRSLRVATWLGWQIESNWTDPFLFAVYSVVKPVAGALILVFMYLVVARGGLGNPLFPYMFVGNAFYIYVGAVLTGISWVIIDDREHYGMLKYLYAAPLNIYTYLVGRGVAQTAIATIAAAITLLFGVGVLGVRIPPGDVDWGLLVGALVLGLVALAFLGLLLGGATLLTARHNYLVGQAVAGALYLVSGVVFPLDVLPRALQWVGLGNPVTYWLEALRRAVLGDGGNEALRLLSTGTVVLILALSTAGLAVASLLFFRWAERIAHRRGLLDMQTMH; the protein is encoded by the coding sequence ATGGGCGAAGGGACGAACCGCGCCGGATCAGGGGCCACGGGGAACGGGTTTCGGACTGCCCGTCGTTCGTCGGCTCTGGCCGAGAGCTGGCGGAGCCTGCGGGTGGCGACGTGGCTGGGGTGGCAGATCGAGTCGAACTGGACCGATCCGTTCCTGTTCGCGGTCTACTCCGTGGTCAAGCCGGTGGCCGGGGCGCTGATCCTGGTGTTCATGTACCTCGTCGTCGCCCGCGGGGGCCTGGGGAACCCCCTCTTCCCGTACATGTTCGTGGGCAACGCGTTCTACATCTACGTGGGGGCGGTGCTGACCGGCATCAGCTGGGTGATCATCGACGATCGCGAGCACTATGGGATGCTCAAGTACTTGTACGCGGCACCCCTGAACATCTACACCTACCTCGTCGGCCGCGGGGTGGCCCAGACCGCGATCGCCACGATTGCCGCCGCGATCACCCTCCTGTTCGGCGTCGGGGTTCTCGGGGTCCGGATTCCGCCTGGGGACGTGGACTGGGGACTCCTCGTGGGGGCACTCGTCCTCGGGCTCGTGGCCCTCGCGTTCCTCGGGCTCCTCCTGGGCGGGGCGACGCTCCTCACCGCGCGGCACAACTACCTCGTGGGCCAGGCCGTGGCCGGCGCGCTGTACCTCGTCTCCGGCGTCGTGTTCCCGCTCGACGTCCTTCCCCGTGCCCTGCAGTGGGTGGGGCTGGGAAACCCGGTCACGTACTGGCTGGAGGCCCTGCGCCGCGCAGTCCTCGGTGACGGAGGGAACGAGGCGCTGCGCTTGCTTTCCACGGGGACCGTGGTTCTGATCCTCGCTCTCTCTACCGCTGGGCTCGCCGTGGCGTCGCTCTTGTTCTTCCGGTGGGCGGAACGGATCGCCCACCGCCGCGGCCTCCTCGACATGCAGACCATGCATTGA
- a CDS encoding Mg/Co/Ni transporter MgtE, CBS domain-containing, producing MRRTIRRRALSWLSWVPLRARDDSHLRRPVMTVLRQDAPVLREEQTVGEALESARLHGLGDRPFYFYVVDEAGTLVGVLPIRRLLTAPLDRRLVDLVVRPVRTVPKGASVLQAYEMMLQHRLLALPVVDEEGRLLGLVDVSALLSEPVDPGDTDAVFETVGLHVAQARLASPMKALRVRFPWLVATLSSGVLCALLISVFQVTLEKSLILAFFLTLALGLGESVSMQSAAVTILALRAKRPSWRWYVTAVRREAGAALLLGAVCGLIVGAVVWGWLGERVAAVAIGMSLVLSITAASTFGLSIPTLLHALKLDPKIAAGPLVLAISDIWTVLFYFGIATLLL from the coding sequence ATGAGAAGGACGATCCGGCGTCGGGCGCTGTCGTGGCTGTCCTGGGTTCCCCTGCGAGCGCGGGACGACAGCCACCTTCGCCGTCCGGTGATGACCGTTCTGCGCCAGGACGCGCCGGTCCTGCGGGAGGAACAGACGGTGGGAGAGGCACTGGAGAGCGCCCGCCTCCACGGGCTTGGCGACCGTCCGTTCTACTTCTACGTTGTGGACGAGGCTGGCACGCTCGTCGGTGTGCTTCCCATCCGTCGCTTGCTGACCGCGCCCCTCGACCGCCGGCTGGTCGACCTTGTGGTTCGGCCCGTGCGCACCGTGCCGAAGGGTGCATCCGTGCTCCAGGCGTACGAGATGATGCTTCAGCACAGACTTCTTGCCCTTCCGGTGGTCGACGAAGAGGGACGCTTGCTGGGTCTGGTGGACGTCAGCGCGCTCCTGAGCGAGCCAGTGGACCCTGGGGACACCGACGCCGTGTTCGAGACCGTCGGCCTTCACGTCGCCCAAGCGCGGCTTGCGTCGCCGATGAAGGCCCTGCGGGTGCGCTTCCCATGGCTCGTGGCCACCCTTTCGAGCGGGGTCCTGTGCGCGCTCCTGATCAGCGTGTTCCAGGTTACGCTCGAGAAGAGCCTGATCCTGGCGTTCTTCCTCACCCTGGCGCTGGGGCTGGGGGAGAGCGTGAGCATGCAGTCCGCGGCGGTGACGATCCTCGCTCTGCGCGCGAAGCGGCCGTCGTGGCGGTGGTACGTCACGGCTGTCCGACGCGAGGCGGGCGCGGCGCTCCTCCTCGGCGCGGTGTGCGGGCTCATCGTGGGCGCGGTGGTGTGGGGTTGGCTCGGCGAGCGGGTGGCCGCGGTCGCGATTGGGATGAGCCTGGTGTTGAGCATCACCGCGGCCAGTACGTTCGGGTTGAGCATCCCGACGCTACTTCACGCCCTCAAGCTCGACCCCAAGATCGCCGCGGGGCCGCTCGTCTTGGCGATCAGCGACATCTGGACCGTCCTGTTCTACTTCGGCATCGCGACGCTGCTGCTCTAG
- a CDS encoding Adenosine deaminase has translation MDRATIARLPKFDLHCHLDGSLRPGTVRELWEALPAKDRPPITGAVDEAVLPRVPCPLEEFLQAFRITVALLQTPEALERAAFELCEDASAEGVVYLEIRFAPLLHLQRGLIPDEVVEAVLAGTTRAQAELPIRAGVILCGMRQEPSERSAAVALLAGRYRDRGVVGFDLAGPEKGFPLSNHAVAIRLARESGVHLTLHAGEGCCPEHIAEALDLGAERIGHGVYLFQDAATEARVREAGIPLEVCPTSNLQISGIMRSLADHPLKRYLDGGIRVTVNTDNRLMSRTSATDELWQVVRAFGLGPDELRTILVASAEASFAPDAVRQELTARVRASL, from the coding sequence ATGGACCGCGCGACGATCGCCCGACTCCCGAAGTTCGACCTCCACTGCCACCTCGACGGTTCACTCCGCCCAGGGACGGTCCGCGAGCTGTGGGAGGCCCTGCCAGCGAAGGACAGGCCCCCCATCACCGGCGCGGTGGACGAGGCCGTCCTGCCCCGCGTCCCGTGCCCGCTCGAGGAGTTCCTCCAAGCCTTCCGGATCACGGTTGCCCTGCTCCAGACCCCGGAGGCCCTGGAGCGCGCGGCGTTCGAGCTCTGCGAGGACGCGTCAGCGGAGGGCGTCGTCTACCTCGAGATCCGCTTCGCACCGCTTCTCCACCTGCAGCGGGGTCTCATCCCGGACGAGGTTGTGGAGGCGGTGCTCGCCGGGACCACACGGGCCCAAGCCGAGCTCCCGATTCGCGCTGGGGTCATCCTATGCGGGATGCGCCAGGAGCCGTCGGAGAGGTCGGCTGCGGTCGCGCTCCTCGCCGGCCGGTACCGCGACCGCGGGGTGGTTGGGTTCGATCTCGCTGGGCCGGAGAAGGGGTTCCCGCTATCGAACCACGCGGTGGCGATCCGCCTCGCGCGGGAATCGGGCGTGCACCTCACCCTTCACGCTGGGGAGGGGTGCTGCCCGGAGCACATCGCCGAGGCCCTCGACCTTGGCGCGGAGAGGATCGGGCACGGCGTCTACCTGTTCCAGGACGCGGCGACGGAGGCACGGGTGCGGGAGGCCGGAATCCCGCTCGAGGTCTGCCCGACGAGCAACCTCCAGATCTCGGGGATCATGCGCTCGCTCGCCGACCACCCCCTCAAGCGCTACCTGGATGGGGGGATCCGGGTGACGGTGAACACCGACAACCGGCTCATGTCGCGAACCTCGGCCACTGACGAACTGTGGCAGGTCGTACGCGCGTTCGGCCTTGGCCCAGACGAACTGCGGACGATCCTCGTCGCGAGCGCCGAGGCGTCGTTCGCCCCCGACGCAGTTCGGCAGGAGCTGACGGCCCGGGTGCGGGCCTCGCTGTAG
- a CDS encoding Ferredoxin has translation MAEESRRSEDVTEAVGGYIATTIPVCVEITMDHVVLNLGEAEALLRGAGAIALGPCECRAKRRRCGAPVDVCLTLDRASDQAVEAREGFRRVTVGEALATLRATHEAGLVHLAYRKPGLQAILFCSCCSCCCGHLNTLKRFDYHDAVVESSRVALHDGGRCVRCGVCMSRCPFEAWTDGSEGPTLHPERCFGCGLCVTTCPVGAIAFVPRAAV, from the coding sequence GTGGCAGAGGAGAGCAGGCGGTCCGAAGACGTTACCGAGGCGGTGGGCGGCTACATCGCGACGACGATCCCCGTCTGTGTCGAGATCACCATGGACCACGTGGTGCTCAACCTCGGGGAGGCAGAGGCGCTCCTTCGCGGGGCCGGAGCGATCGCGCTCGGCCCGTGTGAGTGCCGTGCCAAACGCCGACGGTGTGGTGCTCCGGTGGACGTCTGCCTGACCCTGGATCGGGCCAGCGACCAGGCGGTGGAAGCGAGGGAAGGGTTCCGCCGCGTCACGGTGGGCGAGGCGCTGGCGACCCTGCGCGCCACGCACGAGGCCGGGCTCGTCCACCTCGCCTACCGGAAGCCTGGCCTGCAAGCGATCCTGTTCTGCTCCTGCTGCTCGTGCTGCTGCGGGCACCTCAATACGCTGAAGCGGTTCGACTACCACGACGCAGTGGTGGAGTCGTCCCGTGTCGCACTGCACGACGGGGGCCGCTGTGTCCGGTGCGGCGTGTGCATGTCGCGATGTCCGTTCGAAGCCTGGACCGACGGCTCCGAGGGGCCCACGCTTCACCCGGAGCGGTGCTTCGGCTGTGGTCTGTGCGTGACCACGTGCCCCGTCGGAGCGATCGCGTTCGTCCCCCGTGCTGCGGTCTGA
- a CDS encoding Methionyl-tRNA synthetase: MPQADLLVEVSVYNPPMARQSLFITTPIYSVNDRAHIGHIYTTTVADAVARFHRVRGRDTFFLTGTDEHASKVVEAAAAHGRTPQEWAEENARYFQEAFAQFGISNSDFIRTTQDRHRHRVSRYVSELLESGDVYPGEYEGWYDAGQEEYVPETRAREADYRSPVSGRPLVRKRERNYFFRLGAYADDLRRWIDENPTAVQPDARRQEVLGRIDEGLNDVPISRSGGEGWGIAVPGDPKQTIYVWIDALFNYLTAVDTDERRHYWPCDVHLIGKDILWFHAVIWPAVLMALRKRPVTTGSPFRAACTPTASGSQRG, from the coding sequence ATGCCACAGGCCGATCTGCTGGTCGAGGTTTCCGTCTACAATCCGCCCATGGCCCGACAGAGCTTGTTCATCACGACGCCGATCTACTCTGTGAACGACCGCGCTCACATAGGCCATATCTACACGACGACGGTTGCCGACGCGGTGGCGCGGTTCCATCGGGTTCGGGGCAGAGATACGTTCTTCCTTACAGGCACGGACGAACACGCCTCCAAGGTGGTTGAAGCAGCTGCCGCGCACGGGCGCACGCCCCAGGAGTGGGCCGAGGAGAACGCGCGGTACTTCCAAGAGGCGTTCGCCCAGTTCGGGATCTCCAACAGCGACTTCATCCGCACCACCCAGGATCGACACAGACACCGGGTGAGTCGTTACGTCTCCGAGCTCCTTGAGAGCGGCGATGTGTACCCGGGCGAGTACGAGGGGTGGTACGACGCGGGTCAAGAGGAGTACGTTCCCGAGACCCGGGCAAGGGAGGCCGACTACCGAAGCCCGGTCAGTGGCAGACCGCTTGTGCGCAAGCGCGAGAGGAACTACTTCTTCCGCCTAGGCGCCTATGCCGACGATCTGCGCCGCTGGATCGACGAGAATCCTACGGCCGTCCAGCCCGACGCTCGACGGCAAGAGGTTCTGGGGCGGATCGACGAGGGCCTCAACGATGTTCCGATCAGTCGTAGTGGAGGCGAGGGCTGGGGCATCGCCGTGCCCGGCGATCCCAAACAGACGATCTACGTGTGGATCGACGCCTTGTTCAACTACCTCACGGCGGTTGACACGGACGAGCGGCGCCACTACTGGCCGTGCGACGTCCACCTCATCGGGAAGGACATCCTCTGGTTCCACGCTGTGATCTGGCCGGCGGTGCTGATGGCTCTGCGCAAGCGGCCGGTTACGACTGGGTCGCCCTTCCGCGCCGCGTGTACGCCCACAGCTTCTGGATCGCAGAGGGGATGA
- a CDS encoding Efflux ABC transporter, ATP-binding protein — MTALADVSFTVSPGECVALLGPNGAGKSTLMKILAGVLCPERGTVLVNGVDPWTQGIRHRRLIGVLFGHRSALWWNIPVLESLRFLADIYGVGREEFGRTLTELREVLDLDPLLALSARELSLGQRMRCELAAVLVHSPPLLLLDEPTIGLDLLTRLSLRSFLQKLAKKGKTTIVFSSHDLLDVEGLAARTLVLDAGHLIFDGTIPELKSRYTDFTARVTVFLDEEPTDSVRTVLAQLGEPEADSDAPCVLRFKVREITPFVHQLMQQCSPRDIRIEQPTIEEVVLALYRGRGER, encoded by the coding sequence GTGACCGCGCTGGCAGACGTAAGTTTCACTGTGTCGCCGGGGGAATGCGTGGCGCTCCTTGGCCCCAATGGCGCGGGGAAGTCAACCCTGATGAAGATCCTGGCGGGAGTGCTCTGTCCAGAGCGGGGCACGGTCTTGGTGAACGGGGTGGACCCATGGACGCAGGGGATCCGCCATCGCCGTCTGATCGGGGTGCTGTTCGGCCATAGATCAGCCCTCTGGTGGAACATCCCAGTGCTTGAGAGCTTACGGTTTCTGGCGGACATCTACGGTGTCGGGCGGGAAGAGTTCGGTCGAACCCTGACAGAACTCCGCGAGGTCCTAGATCTCGATCCGCTACTGGCCTTGTCGGCCCGTGAGCTGTCGCTAGGTCAGAGGATGCGTTGCGAACTCGCGGCCGTTCTTGTCCACTCCCCGCCGCTTCTCCTCCTTGATGAGCCAACTATCGGCCTTGATCTCCTCACAAGGCTGAGCTTGCGGTCTTTCCTCCAGAAGCTGGCGAAGAAAGGCAAGACGACGATTGTGTTCTCTAGCCATGACCTTCTCGATGTCGAAGGGTTGGCAGCTCGCACCCTGGTGCTCGATGCAGGACACCTCATCTTCGACGGGACCATCCCCGAACTCAAGAGCCGCTACACCGACTTCACAGCCCGCGTCACTGTGTTCCTGGACGAGGAGCCCACTGATTCCGTTCGGACTGTGCTCGCGCAACTTGGGGAGCCGGAGGCCGACTCGGACGCTCCGTGTGTCCTGAGGTTCAAGGTTCGTGAGATCACGCCTTTTGTCCACCAGCTGATGCAGCAGTGCTCGCCGCGGGACATTCGCATTGAGCAGCCAACGATCGAGGAGGTCGTCCTTGCCCTCTACCGAGGACGCGGAGAGCGATGA
- a CDS encoding Ferredoxin, with protein MRTTLYYFTGTGNSLACARAIAKGLGDTDLVPIASLREQDRIRVPAERMGIVCPVYFYSLPLIVREFIPRLDLSGVKYAFLVVTMGGLPGLAVEHGEKLFKKAGGELHAGFAVRMFANYIAEYNVRGERSVRAMGKRMERRAAEIVRIVQAGERHLEKGGPFDRLLGRAMFSLLGRKFVQEARTRDRRFTVDPSCVHCGTCAYVCPVENIQMVDKSPQWLGHCEQCFACIHFCPVAAIQVQGKRTRMRGRYHHPDVRAGDITGQRTRGPTCR; from the coding sequence ATGAGGACGACGCTCTACTACTTCACCGGAACCGGGAACTCGCTCGCCTGTGCGCGGGCGATCGCTAAGGGACTCGGCGATACCGACCTCGTCCCGATCGCCTCACTTCGCGAGCAGGATCGGATCCGAGTCCCCGCCGAGCGGATGGGGATCGTGTGTCCAGTGTACTTCTACAGCCTTCCCCTCATCGTCCGGGAGTTCATCCCCCGGCTGGACCTGTCCGGAGTGAAGTACGCGTTCCTCGTCGTCACGATGGGGGGCCTCCCCGGCCTCGCCGTCGAGCACGGGGAGAAACTATTCAAGAAAGCGGGAGGAGAACTCCACGCTGGGTTCGCGGTGCGGATGTTCGCGAACTACATCGCCGAGTACAACGTGCGCGGGGAGCGTTCCGTCCGCGCGATGGGGAAGCGGATGGAGCGGCGGGCGGCGGAGATCGTGCGAATCGTCCAGGCCGGCGAGCGCCACCTCGAGAAAGGGGGGCCGTTCGACCGCCTGCTGGGGCGGGCGATGTTCAGCCTGCTCGGCCGAAAGTTCGTGCAGGAAGCCCGGACCCGGGACCGACGGTTCACCGTGGACCCGTCGTGCGTCCACTGCGGGACGTGCGCCTACGTGTGCCCCGTGGAGAACATCCAGATGGTGGACAAGTCGCCGCAGTGGCTCGGGCACTGCGAGCAGTGTTTCGCCTGCATCCACTTCTGCCCCGTGGCGGCGATCCAGGTCCAGGGCAAGCGGACCCGGATGCGGGGCCGCTACCACCACCCCGACGTCCGCGCCGGCGACATCACCGGGCAGCGGACGCGTGGTCCCACATGTCGCTAG